The DNA region TTCGTACTTTTCAAGGACATCCAGTATCTCTACGACATCTTCACCATGATGTTAAGCTACATGTCCGCTATCTTCTACTATACAGATACATACTCACCGCGTACACAGGTGCTTTTCCACGCAAATCCGATCTACGTGTACATAACCTACTTCCGTGATGTTGTCATCTACGGATACATCCCGGGATGGAAGACACATCTTCTCTGCTTCGGATATGCATGCATCGCACTTCTCGCAGGTGCACTCATCTACAAGAAGTACAACTACAAGTTCATGTACTACATGTAAGGAGGAACTGAAAATGACCAAAATAGAACTCAATGATATTTCAGTTTCATACATAACAGGTGACTTCTCAACCATCGGCCTTAAGGATGTTGTTATCCAGAAAATCAAAGGCCAGTATAAGCCGAAGGAATTCGTTGCCGTAAAACATGTTTCATTCAAACTTGAAGAAGGCGAGCTCCTCGGAATCGTCGGTTCAAACGGCGCCGGAAAATCCACCCTGTGCAAAGTTATTTCAGGTATCATGCGCCCGACTACCGGCACAATGGCAGTCCGCGGTAACATAGCCTCACTTCTCGAACTCGGTACCGGATTCGACGGCGACCTTACCGTTAAGGAAAACACCTTCCTCCGCGGCGCCATGCTCGGCTACACCCGCGAATTCATGAACAATACCTACAAGGCCATAATCGAATTCGCTGAACTTGAAGAATTCGAGGACAGACTGTTTTCACACCTTTCATCCGGTATGAAATCAAGACTCGCATTTTCCATCGCCTGCCTCGTAAATCCGGAAATACTCATCCTCGATGAGGTCCTTTCCGTCGGCGACGGTGCGTTCCGCAAAAAGAGTGAAGCCAAAATGCTCGAAATAATCAAAGGCGGCGCAACTACCTTGCTCGTTTCCCATTCCCTCGAACAGATCCGCCGAATGGCGACCAAAGTCCTCTGGCTCGACAAGGGAAACCAGATCGCCTTCGGCGAAACCAAAGAGATCTGCGACCGCTACGCGGAATTCTTAAACGGAAAATAAAACACGCCGGCATCGTCCTGTTAAACGGAATGATGCCGGCGTTTATTTTTTGAAAAAGTGAAGCTGACACGAACATGGTGATTATATTTCATTGAATAATTAAGTTTCATATGGTATAATCATAGAGAAAGAAAAAACTTACATTCAGAAAGGAGATTAGCTTCGTGAAAAAGCAGGTATCAGTCGGAAGTGAATTTTTTGATGATCTGAGACATAACAATAGTTACTATGTTGACAAGACAGAACTTATTTATGATCTGGTCGAGAAAACAGACAATAAAGTTACATTATTCACCAGACCGAGAAGATTCGGAAAAACACTGACTATGACTATGTTTGACAGTTTCTTTGATATGCGCCGGGACAGTCATGATGTCTTTGAAAATCTGAATATTACAAATAATCATCCGGAATTCTGTGCGGAATGGATGAACCAGTATCCTACGCTGTTCCTTTCACTGAAGGATGTTGAAGGACTAAATTTTGAGTCGGCTTTCGGAATGCTGATCGGCCTGATTTCAGAACTTTGTGTCAAATACGGGGCTATTGAAAATAATAAAGTTGACTCTGATGATATTGAGATTTTTAGAAGGCTCAAATCCAAAAAGTGGAATGGCGATAAGGATGCAAGATATTCGGAAATAAAAGGCTCACTGAAAACAATCATGCGTATGATGCATGCTGTATATGGGAAGCCGGTCATTCTTATCATAGACGAATACGATGTACCGCTTGCCAAGGCATATCAGAGCAAAGACATGGAGTTCTACCGTCAGATGCTGGACGTTATCCGCGGACTTCTGAGTACTGCACTTAAAACCAATGAATATCTGAAATTTGCCGTACTGACCGGATGTCTCCGTGTTTCGAAGGAGAGCATTTTTACCGGAGTCAATAACTTTGCATGTTATTCTGTGAATTCAGTTCAGTTCAGTAATTATTTCGGCTTTGATCAGAATGAAGTTAAGAAAATGCTTGATTATTACGACCTTTCTGACAGATACGAACTGATGAAATCATGGTATGACGGATATATATTCGGTAATAATGAAGTTTTCTGTCCGTGGGATGTTGCAAGATTTACAGCCAAACTGATCGCTGATAAAAACGCTGAACCGGAGAATTTCTGGGCGAATACAAGCTCCAATTCGATCCTTGATGATTTTGTAAGTCGCGAAGAGTTTGAAGTTGCAGATAAATTTGAGACACTTTTAAACGGAGATACGATAACGCAGGATATCTGTGAAGAGCTGACATATGACCAGATGGCGGCGTCGGAAAAGAACTTCTGGAGTGTGCTTCTGATGACCGGATATGTTTCAAAGGCAGATAAAACCGATGGCACCAAAGGAGTTAAACTGCGTATCCCGAATGCTGAGATCACTGATCTTTTCAGGGAAACGGTCGTTGCGAAATTTGAACGAACGCTGGACAGATCTGCAGCTGAGAACTTTATCTCTGCTATGTGGAATCAGGATATGAAAACTGCGGAAGAAATACTTACTGATATCCTCTGGGATTCAATAAGCTATTTTGACTATGGGGAGGAATACTATCATGGTATGCTCAACGGAATTTTCACAGGCCGCGGATACGCTGTTGAATCCAATGCGGAATCCGGACTCGGACGACTTGATCTCCGTGTAAAGGACCGTAAGAACCGCAGGATGATTCTGATGGAATTCAAAAGATCGACAAAGGAAGAACATCTTGAAAGGGACTGCGAAGATGCACTTGAACAGATAAAAAATAACGGCTATGCAAGAAAAATGCCAATGGGGTACCGTAAACAGATTGTCTGCGGCATAGCATTCTTCGGCAAAGTCGCAAAGATCAGACTGATGGAAGAAACCGTTTAACAGTGAAATACAGATCCGGAGGAACTGCAATGTGCAGTCTCTCCGGATTTATTGGTTTATTACCATTAGTTCCAGTGTGAGACGGATTTGGTTCAGTTTTATTCAAATTGATTTGAATAAAACTGAACCAAATTTATCAGATAGACCGGAGTAAAAGCTTAGTATTACGAAAAATAAAACTCCAGCTCGCTGCCTTCTACAGGCTCATCATTATATGTGAATGCTCTATTGATTTTCTGTATTCCGTCATCTCCGGAGAAGCTGTAACCGCGGGCAGTTACTTCCTTCGAAACAGTGTCTATATGAACAGTTATTTTAGCCCGCTGAACATTCCAGCACATATGCTGGGAAAACTTTAGTCTGATCGGCTGGTTGAGCGGTGTATTGCTGATCTTTACAGTATAAGATTCCTTGCTGTTTGCATGGAATCTTATTTTTGCTTTATGAGCACTGTTTACATTCACTTTACCGGATCCTTTTAATTCAAAGCTTGCATTTTCAAGATGATAAATGCTGTCATTGCATTCAACGATTATTTCCGCCTTTACTCTGTCACCCGGATAAAGACGAAGTGATATCTCACCAATCGTTTTGTATGAGAACAAACCGATGATGACCGTAATTACGATAATGTTAGCACATATTAATTTTTTCATAGTAACCTCTCCTTTAAATATGCTGTGGTCGTTACTGATTTTTCCTTTGATCATATAATACCGCGTTGATGTATCTCTTGTGTCTCCTTTTATTTACAAAGGATTTATTGCTTTCTGCACCCTTGACAAAACAATATGTCGAGTCTATAATTAACTTTAAAGTTAATTACTTCAGAGTTAATTATTTGTGGCAATTAATTCTATTGTAACTTTCAGAAATGAAAATTGATGATTTTCGGAGGCAGGAAAATGATATACACAGTAACATTCAACCCGGCGATCGATTACGTCGTTAAGACGGATAAGATGAAGTCCGGTGAAGTGAACAGAGCGAATGAGGAAAAAATGTATTTCGGGGGCAAGGGGATAAATGTTTCGCTTGTTCTCCGTGAGCTGGGGATAAAGTCGAGGGCGTTCGGTTTTATCGCCGGATTTACCGGAGAGGCAATCGAAAACGGACTTGCATCACAGGGAATCGAGACTGGTTTCGTTC from Ruminococcus sp. HUN007 includes:
- a CDS encoding ABC transporter ATP-binding protein; its protein translation is MTKIELNDISVSYITGDFSTIGLKDVVIQKIKGQYKPKEFVAVKHVSFKLEEGELLGIVGSNGAGKSTLCKVISGIMRPTTGTMAVRGNIASLLELGTGFDGDLTVKENTFLRGAMLGYTREFMNNTYKAIIEFAELEEFEDRLFSHLSSGMKSRLAFSIACLVNPEILILDEVLSVGDGAFRKKSEAKMLEIIKGGATTLLVSHSLEQIRRMATKVLWLDKGNQIAFGETKEICDRYAEFLNGK
- a CDS encoding AAA family ATPase — its product is MKKQVSVGSEFFDDLRHNNSYYVDKTELIYDLVEKTDNKVTLFTRPRRFGKTLTMTMFDSFFDMRRDSHDVFENLNITNNHPEFCAEWMNQYPTLFLSLKDVEGLNFESAFGMLIGLISELCVKYGAIENNKVDSDDIEIFRRLKSKKWNGDKDARYSEIKGSLKTIMRMMHAVYGKPVILIIDEYDVPLAKAYQSKDMEFYRQMLDVIRGLLSTALKTNEYLKFAVLTGCLRVSKESIFTGVNNFACYSVNSVQFSNYFGFDQNEVKKMLDYYDLSDRYELMKSWYDGYIFGNNEVFCPWDVARFTAKLIADKNAEPENFWANTSSNSILDDFVSREEFEVADKFETLLNGDTITQDICEELTYDQMAASEKNFWSVLLMTGYVSKADKTDGTKGVKLRIPNAEITDLFRETVVAKFERTLDRSAAENFISAMWNQDMKTAEEILTDILWDSISYFDYGEEYYHGMLNGIFTGRGYAVESNAESGLGRLDLRVKDRKNRRMILMEFKRSTKEEHLERDCEDALEQIKNNGYARKMPMGYRKQIVCGIAFFGKVAKIRLMEETV